Below is a window of Amphiprion ocellaris isolate individual 3 ecotype Okinawa chromosome 15, ASM2253959v1, whole genome shotgun sequence DNA.
GGGCTACAAGTGAAACTGAAGGATGCCATGCAGCTAGTTTGTGGCTTAAACCATAGTTGGCCTGTCATTTTCTTATATCAGATAACACTAACTTACCGTATCATTATTTCCTCTTAGTTAAACACAGTGTTGCAAAATAGTTGCTGAAACGTTTGTAACCATGTGTCATAACATCCTGATACAACAGCAGAGGATGTTAACGAAGCCGTCACTTTAACACCAACTCGAAGAAGTAAAAGATTTCACAGCTGGAAAGGTACAGTCGATCACTTTTGCTGCATCTTCTCCTCTTGTTGATGTCTGTGTATAACTTTGATTATTAACTCGTCTCTACAGATGGAATCCAAGCCTCGGGGTCCTGTGCTGATTTCAACAGTTGGTTAGACTCTCCGTCACTTTCTCGACTTGCTTTCACATTATTCTGCCTATTTTAGCGTCAAACCAATATTTCACCCTGtgcctctttgtttttttatagttGTGGTGAATGTTATTTGGTGGATGGTGATGATAGCAGCCATTGGACTTGGTGGGTTTACTCTTCTACAACAACATCACTTTtctgttgcatgttttgtgAACACGGCATTCAGTATGTTTTGGATTCTATCTTGCGTGGCTGTTCTGCTGCATCACAGGCGCCACTCATCTGGGCCGCTGTAATGTGCAGCCCAACATCCCCATTTACCTGATAGTGCTGGGAGCAACCAGCatcctgtctctgtctgtgaCCTACAGCAGAGGAAACTACCAGGACGGAGCCGGCTGCATCCTCACCTCGGCCTGCATGACCTTCCTGCACCTCTTCACTTTTGTCTGGTTCATAGCAGGTAGGAGAAGAATAAATGGCACTACGCTCCGTGTTTTTGAATAAAATCAAGCAGTGACGGAAAGTATATTTATTCAAATACTCAACATGTTGCTCACACagtaaaaattaattatttaaaattttttagtGTAAGTAGATTTTGCACAAATATTTGCATGCTTTTGCTTACATCTTGCAGTTAGGtagtattttaatattaaaatattgctgtttttacttagtatttcaatattttctccCCCAGTTAAATCAACGTTGCTTTTAATATCTGGTGTGATTTTTTGTTCGTGTTTAGGccagtatttatattttttcttttttcttgattttagcttcttttcccctggtcattttatgtatgtgtgtgtatatatatatatatatatatatatatatatatatatatatagagagagagagagagagagagagagagagagagagagatggatggatggatggataaatttGTAATAACAATTACAATGCTTAGTTAACAGCATCTGAAAAATTAGTTTTTGAATTACCCTCTGAAACTCAAAACCTTGCAGCAGGTTTAAAAGTCTTGTTgcccttaaaaaaaagaaattaaataatttattcaagcatgaaactgtaaaaaacaaaaaagaattgTCGACTTTCAACTTTTTTATGTGTGATGGGCTGTTCCTTTGGAAAATTACataaatttaagcttaaaatcatgatttttcatcaaaattgcttcattctacatgtctcttttttaaaaaaaaataactggaccctgtttaaaaacacaatattgaACTCGGCTGAACTAGAAGACAACATACAAATGAATTTACTAATGTTAATAGTAAATTATCTGTAATATGTAGAGCCactgtttttttggttgttaaCAGCTGTGGGCAAAATGTTGGACATGCTGATAACAGGTTTCTCAATTTTtgtaacataaataataaactttcaattttgcagtgaaaaatgtgcctacaatgagtaaaaatgtgacagaagctcAACAACTAGCAGACTTTACaagaggttcagagggttaagcaCCTGGAATACAGACATCCTAAAAATTTTGTTGTGCTACAATCATTGATTGGATTCTGAGGctattaactttatttatttgccatgagaaaatgtttgcattttcttttatataCTTTGTACTTGTCTCATTGGTTTGAAGTGGGTGTTgctcatttaagaaaaaaattatatcacTTCATCCCACGCAACCAATCAGAATTCATCAGATGGGTTGATTTATCAGCGT
It encodes the following:
- the LOC118469944 gene encoding transmembrane protein 272-like; the protein is MESKPRGPVLISTVVVVNVIWWMVMIAAIGLGATHLGRCNVQPNIPIYLIVLGATSILSLSVTYSRGNYQDGAGCILTSACMTFLHLFTFVWFIAGTSWVYSVYPPDYSPGTDRYCHQITYQFAFIVTTILWVTTTLMFICGCCFALVICCKTIGARRYFARSSFYGATSDVNEPTAGDV